In Phreatobacter stygius, a genomic segment contains:
- a CDS encoding 2-hydroxyacid dehydrogenase, translating to MSRPDLLMTGPMMPLVQEGLAQRFTVHKLWEAADKEAMLNEVAPTVMAIATGNHSPTDAALMSRLPNLKIVGSFGVGYDAVDAAWAGQHGIVVTNTPDVLNEEVADTALGLLLSTVREFPQNDRYLRAGKWLQKPYPLTGTLRDRKVGILGLGRIGKAIARRLDAFGVPVVYHGRSEQKDVAYGYYPTLVGMARDVNVLLIVAPGGDATNKIVNAEVLAALGPDGVLINVGRGSVVDEQALIAALQAKTIKSAGLDVFEDEPRVPAELIAMDHIVLFPHVGSGSVHTRRAMAQLVVDNLVSFADGKGPLTPVPETPWPPKA from the coding sequence ATGAGCAGGCCCGATCTTCTGATGACCGGACCGATGATGCCGCTGGTCCAGGAGGGCCTGGCGCAACGCTTCACCGTGCACAAGCTGTGGGAGGCGGCCGACAAGGAGGCGATGCTGAACGAGGTGGCGCCGACCGTCATGGCGATCGCCACCGGCAACCATTCGCCGACCGATGCCGCCCTGATGAGCCGCCTGCCCAATCTCAAGATCGTCGGCAGTTTCGGCGTCGGCTACGATGCGGTCGATGCGGCCTGGGCCGGTCAGCACGGCATCGTGGTGACCAATACGCCCGACGTGCTGAACGAGGAGGTCGCCGACACGGCGCTCGGCCTTCTGTTGTCGACGGTGCGCGAGTTCCCGCAGAACGACCGCTATCTGCGCGCCGGCAAATGGCTGCAGAAACCTTATCCGCTGACCGGCACGCTGCGCGACCGCAAGGTCGGCATTCTCGGCCTTGGCCGCATCGGCAAGGCGATCGCCCGGCGCCTCGATGCCTTCGGCGTGCCAGTGGTCTATCATGGCCGCAGCGAGCAGAAGGACGTCGCCTACGGCTATTATCCAACCCTTGTCGGCATGGCCAGGGACGTCAATGTCCTGTTGATCGTGGCGCCGGGAGGGGATGCGACCAACAAGATCGTCAATGCCGAGGTGCTGGCAGCCCTCGGTCCCGATGGCGTCCTGATCAATGTCGGGCGCGGCTCGGTGGTCGACGAGCAGGCGCTGATCGCGGCGCTGCAGGCGAAGACGATCAAGTCGGCCGGTCTCGACGTGTTCGAGGACGAGCCGCGGGTGCCGGCGGAACTGATCGCCATGGACCACATCGTGCTGTTCCCGCATGTCGGCTCGGGCTCGGTCCATACCCGGCGGGCGATGGCGCAACTGGTGGTCGACAATCTCGTGTCCTTTGCCGACGGCAAAGGTCCGCTGACCCCGGTCCCGGAGACGCCCTGGCCGCCGAAGGCCTGA
- a CDS encoding ABC transporter ATP-binding protein — MASVDIRDVRKAFGSTPIIHGVSVPISDGEFVVLVGPSGCGKSTLLRMIAGLENITGGEIAIGDRVVNNVPPKERDIAMVFQNYALYPHMTVADNMGFSLKLRNAAKSEIDVKVKRAAEILNLGALLERYPRQLSGGQRQRVAMGRAIVRDPQVFLFDEPLSNLDAKLRVAMRTEIKELHQRLKTTTVYVTHDQIEAMTMGDKIVVMHDGIVEQMGAPLDLYDNPRNLFVAGFIGSPAMNFLKGKIDGKDFVLEGGQRLPLGKPPVGFDGKPAVYGIRPEHFLLDDQAGAEAEVIVVEPTGAEIQVVAKLNGQDVILVFRERHDFKPGDIIKLSTDPRVTHLFDAETGRNLGQH; from the coding sequence ATGGCATCCGTCGACATCCGCGACGTGCGGAAGGCTTTCGGCTCGACACCGATCATCCATGGCGTTTCGGTGCCGATTTCCGACGGCGAGTTCGTCGTGCTGGTGGGTCCGTCCGGCTGCGGCAAATCGACTCTTCTGCGAATGATCGCGGGGCTGGAAAACATCACCGGCGGCGAGATCGCCATTGGCGACCGGGTGGTCAACAACGTTCCGCCGAAGGAACGCGACATCGCCATGGTGTTCCAGAACTACGCGCTCTATCCGCATATGACGGTGGCCGACAACATGGGCTTCTCGCTGAAGCTCCGGAACGCCGCCAAATCGGAAATCGACGTCAAGGTGAAGCGCGCCGCCGAGATCCTCAATCTCGGCGCGCTGCTCGAGCGCTATCCGCGGCAACTGTCCGGCGGCCAGCGCCAGCGCGTCGCCATGGGCCGCGCCATCGTCCGCGATCCTCAGGTGTTCCTGTTCGACGAGCCTTTGTCGAACCTCGACGCCAAGCTGCGCGTCGCCATGCGCACCGAGATCAAGGAGCTGCATCAGCGGCTGAAGACCACCACGGTCTATGTCACCCACGACCAGATCGAAGCCATGACCATGGGCGACAAGATCGTCGTCATGCATGACGGCATCGTCGAGCAAATGGGCGCGCCGCTCGATCTCTACGACAACCCGCGCAACCTGTTCGTCGCCGGCTTCATCGGTTCGCCGGCGATGAACTTCCTGAAGGGCAAGATCGACGGCAAGGATTTTGTCCTGGAGGGCGGCCAGCGCCTGCCGCTCGGCAAGCCGCCCGTCGGCTTCGACGGCAAGCCGGCGGTCTATGGCATCCGGCCCGAACATTTCCTCTTGGACGACCAGGCCGGCGCCGAGGCCGAGGTCATCGTCGTCGAGCCGACCGGTGCGGAAATCCAGGTCGTCGCCAAGCTCAATGGCCAGGACGTCATCCTGGTGTTCCGCGAACGCCATGACTTCAAGCCGGGCGACATCATCAAGCTCAGCACCGATCCGCGCGTCACCCATCTGTTCGACGCCGAGACCGGTCGTAATCTCGGCCAGCACTGA
- a CDS encoding ABC transporter substrate-binding protein, whose protein sequence is MTSITRRSLVKGAAAAGALTASSATEWAKAWAQASPFKPEANASISVLRWRRFVEAEDAQFNKMVAAFTQATGVKVTLTSESFDDLQPKASVAANTGAGPDIFWGLYSLPHLFPQRCVDVTDVADYLGKKYGGWVPLAEAYGKLGNKWISIPVAVNGGYINYRISSLKAAGFNEVPGDNAGFLELCKAMKAKGTQVGFPLGRATGDGNAFAHWLLWSHGAYQVDDKEKITINSPETVAALRYAKQLYDTFIPGTAAWNDASNNRAYLSGEVHLTANGISIYAAAKISPDAKQREIAADTDHAFWPVGPVGRPAEIQLAFPMLAMNYTRSPNACKAFMAFILEAEQFNPWLEAAGGYLTHMLNAYDNNPVWTTDPKTRVFRESAKRSLVAGARGPLNEKAATATADFIVVDLFANFCTGKETEAGAIALAERQLRRIYR, encoded by the coding sequence ATGACCAGCATCACACGCCGTTCGCTCGTCAAAGGGGCAGCCGCCGCCGGCGCGCTGACCGCTTCGAGCGCCACCGAATGGGCCAAGGCCTGGGCCCAGGCATCGCCGTTCAAGCCGGAGGCCAATGCCTCGATCAGCGTGCTGCGCTGGCGCCGTTTCGTCGAGGCCGAGGACGCCCAGTTCAACAAGATGGTCGCGGCCTTCACCCAGGCGACCGGCGTCAAGGTGACGCTGACCAGCGAGAGCTTCGACGACCTGCAGCCCAAGGCGTCGGTCGCCGCCAATACCGGCGCCGGCCCGGACATCTTCTGGGGCCTCTATTCGCTGCCCCACCTGTTCCCGCAGCGCTGCGTCGACGTCACCGACGTCGCCGACTATCTCGGCAAGAAATATGGCGGCTGGGTGCCGCTGGCCGAAGCCTATGGCAAGCTCGGCAACAAGTGGATCTCGATCCCGGTCGCGGTCAATGGCGGCTATATCAACTACCGCATTTCGTCGCTCAAGGCCGCCGGCTTCAACGAGGTTCCCGGCGACAATGCCGGCTTCCTCGAACTGTGCAAGGCGATGAAGGCCAAGGGCACGCAGGTCGGCTTCCCGCTCGGCCGCGCCACCGGCGACGGCAATGCCTTCGCCCATTGGCTGCTCTGGTCGCACGGCGCCTACCAGGTCGACGACAAGGAAAAGATCACCATCAACTCGCCGGAGACCGTCGCGGCGCTGCGTTATGCCAAGCAGCTCTACGACACCTTCATTCCGGGCACCGCCGCCTGGAACGATGCGAGCAACAACCGCGCCTATCTGTCGGGCGAGGTCCATCTGACCGCCAACGGCATCTCGATCTACGCCGCGGCGAAGATTTCCCCGGATGCCAAGCAGCGCGAGATCGCCGCCGACACCGATCACGCCTTCTGGCCGGTCGGCCCGGTCGGCAGGCCGGCTGAAATCCAGCTGGCCTTCCCGATGCTGGCCATGAACTACACGCGCTCGCCGAATGCCTGCAAAGCCTTCATGGCGTTCATCCTGGAAGCCGAGCAGTTCAATCCGTGGCTCGAGGCGGCCGGCGGCTACCTGACCCATATGCTCAACGCCTATGACAACAACCCGGTCTGGACCACCGATCCGAAGACCCGGGTGTTCCGTGAATCGGCCAAGCGCAGCCTGGTCGCCGGCGCCCGTGGACCGCTGAACGAGAAGGCGGCGACCGCAACCGCCGACTTCATCGTGGTCGATCTGTTCGCCAATTTCTGTACCGGCAAGGAGACCGAGGCAGGCGCCATCGCGCTCGCCGAACGCCAGTTGCGGCGCATCTATCGCTGA
- a CDS encoding carbohydrate ABC transporter permease gives MADAALANPTAKASPRDVSMWDQLKRNRNWLGAWFMMPAIAFLVLFLVYPLGKGIWISFTDAKIGRAGTFIGLENYEWLMGDTDFIRALIFTIVFTFIASGIKFAVGLYLALLLNNNLPFKALIRSIVLIPFIVPTVLSAVAFWWIFDTQFSVITWGLVQVGILPKGGVINWLGDPFLAQCSVIFANIWRGIPFVAITLLAGLQTVSPSLYEAATLDGASKWQIFRHITYPLLTPIIAVVMTFSVLFTFTDFQLIWAMTRGGPVNATHLMATLSYQRGILGGNLGEGAAIATAMIPFLLATIMLSWFGLQRRKWQAGENSD, from the coding sequence ATGGCCGACGCCGCTCTCGCCAACCCGACCGCCAAGGCCTCGCCACGCGACGTTTCGATGTGGGACCAGCTGAAGCGCAACCGCAATTGGCTCGGCGCCTGGTTCATGATGCCGGCCATCGCCTTTCTGGTGCTGTTCCTGGTCTATCCGCTGGGCAAGGGCATCTGGATCAGTTTCACCGATGCAAAGATCGGCCGCGCCGGCACTTTCATCGGCCTGGAAAACTACGAATGGCTGATGGGCGACACCGACTTCATCCGGGCGCTGATCTTCACCATCGTGTTCACCTTCATCGCCTCCGGCATCAAGTTTGCGGTCGGGCTCTATCTCGCCCTGCTGCTCAACAACAACCTGCCGTTCAAGGCACTGATCCGCTCGATCGTGCTGATTCCCTTCATCGTGCCGACCGTGCTCTCGGCGGTGGCGTTCTGGTGGATCTTCGACACCCAGTTCTCGGTCATCACCTGGGGCCTCGTGCAAGTCGGCATCCTGCCGAAAGGCGGCGTGATCAACTGGCTCGGCGACCCGTTCCTCGCCCAATGTTCGGTGATCTTCGCCAATATCTGGCGCGGCATTCCCTTCGTCGCCATCACGCTGCTGGCCGGTCTGCAGACCGTGTCGCCCTCGCTCTACGAGGCGGCGACACTGGACGGCGCATCCAAATGGCAGATCTTCCGCCACATCACCTATCCGCTGCTGACCCCGATCATCGCCGTCGTGATGACCTTCTCGGTGCTGTTCACCTTCACCGACTTCCAGCTGATCTGGGCAATGACCCGCGGCGGGCCGGTCAACGCCACCCATCTGATGGCGACGCTGTCCTACCAGCGCGGCATCCTGGGCGGCAATCTCGGCGAAGGCGCCGCCATCGCCACCGCCATGATCCCGTTCCTGCTCGCCACCATCATGCTGTCCTGGTTCGGTCTGCAGCGGCGCAAATGGCAGGCGGGAGAGAACAGTGACTGA
- a CDS encoding carbohydrate ABC transporter permease: MTATAPQTNPVRAASLASSDASEGMSYLENLPRKVVTVYLPLIIIMIVLLFPFYWMVITSIKPDAQLLDLQTSNPLWVTEPTLRHVEKLLLDSNYPRWLWNTMLVAVCATFLSIFASVLAAYAIVRVRYKGAQTVGGLIFLAYLVPPSILFIPLSTIIYAYGLFDTPFALILTYPTILIPFCTWLLMGYFKTIPYELEECALVDGASRWQILTKIILPLAVPGLISAFIFAFTLCWNEFVYALTFISSNHNKTVPVAIISEFVDGDVFRWGSLMAGALVGSLPLVILYAFFVEHYVSAMTGAVKE, encoded by the coding sequence ATGACCGCCACGGCCCCCCAGACCAACCCGGTCCGCGCGGCGAGCCTCGCCTCGTCCGACGCCTCCGAGGGCATGAGCTATCTCGAGAACCTGCCGCGCAAGGTGGTGACGGTCTATCTGCCGCTGATCATCATCATGATCGTGCTGCTGTTTCCGTTCTACTGGATGGTCATCACCTCGATCAAACCGGACGCCCAGCTGCTCGACCTGCAGACCAGCAACCCGTTATGGGTGACCGAGCCGACGCTGCGCCATGTCGAGAAGCTGCTGCTCGATTCCAACTATCCGCGCTGGCTGTGGAACACCATGCTGGTGGCGGTCTGCGCCACCTTCCTGTCGATCTTCGCCTCCGTCCTGGCGGCCTATGCCATCGTCCGGGTGCGCTACAAGGGCGCCCAGACGGTCGGCGGGCTGATCTTCCTCGCCTATCTGGTGCCGCCGTCGATCCTGTTCATCCCGCTGTCGACGATCATCTATGCCTATGGGCTGTTCGACACGCCCTTCGCGCTGATCCTGACCTATCCGACCATCCTCATCCCGTTCTGCACCTGGCTGCTGATGGGCTATTTCAAGACCATCCCCTACGAGCTTGAGGAATGCGCCCTGGTCGACGGCGCCAGCCGCTGGCAGATCCTGACCAAGATCATCCTGCCGCTCGCCGTGCCCGGCCTGATCTCGGCCTTCATCTTCGCCTTCACCCTGTGCTGGAACGAGTTCGTCTACGCATTGACCTTCATTTCGTCGAACCACAACAAGACCGTGCCGGTGGCGATCATCTCCGAATTCGTCGACGGCGACGTGTTCCGCTGGGGCTCGCTGATGGCCGGCGCGCTGGTCGGCTCGTTGCCGCTGGTCATCCTCTATGCCTTCTTCGTCGAGCATTATGTGTCGGCGATGACCGGCGCCGTGAAGGAGTAG
- a CDS encoding NAD(P)-dependent oxidoreductase encodes MTSIAFAGLGAMGRPMAANLIKSGHQVRGFDVNPLALDWLEGQGGTPFPSASDAADGADVLVLMVVNADQAEAVLFEAGALDALSPRALVILSATCPPARAAAIGAKVEASQRRFIDAPVSGGVVGAEAGSLTIMAAGPQAEYEAAEPILRVMGSRLYHVGQKAGDGAMVKTINQLLCGVHIAAAAEALALGERAGLDTSLLLEIYGASAAGSWMLSNRGPRMLMDDPPVTSAVDIFVKDLGIVLDAGHSTRAPLFLAAAAHQLFLAASGMGLGKADDALVIEAYRAMAPKS; translated from the coding sequence TTGACCAGCATCGCCTTCGCCGGCCTTGGCGCCATGGGACGGCCGATGGCGGCCAACCTGATCAAATCCGGCCATCAGGTCAGGGGCTTCGACGTCAATCCGCTGGCGCTCGACTGGCTCGAGGGCCAGGGCGGCACGCCGTTCCCGAGCGCCAGCGACGCCGCCGATGGCGCCGACGTGCTGGTCCTGATGGTGGTCAATGCCGATCAGGCCGAGGCCGTGTTGTTCGAGGCCGGCGCCCTCGACGCCCTGAGCCCGCGGGCGCTGGTCATTCTCTCGGCCACCTGTCCGCCGGCCCGCGCCGCGGCGATCGGCGCCAAGGTCGAGGCAAGCCAGCGCCGCTTCATCGACGCGCCGGTCTCGGGCGGCGTGGTCGGCGCCGAGGCCGGCTCGCTCACCATCATGGCGGCCGGCCCCCAGGCCGAGTACGAAGCCGCCGAACCGATCCTGAGGGTGATGGGCTCCAGGCTCTACCATGTCGGCCAGAAGGCTGGCGACGGCGCCATGGTCAAGACCATCAACCAATTGCTCTGCGGCGTGCATATTGCCGCCGCGGCCGAGGCCCTGGCGCTCGGCGAGCGCGCCGGCCTCGACACCAGCCTGCTGCTCGAGATCTACGGCGCGAGCGCCGCCGGCAGCTGGATGCTCAGCAATCGCGGCCCGCGCATGCTGATGGACGATCCGCCAGTCACCTCTGCGGTCGACATCTTCGTCAAGGATCTCGGCATCGTGCTCGATGCCGGCCATTCCACCCGCGCGCCGCTGTTCCTGGCCGCCGCCGCCCACCAGCTGTTCCTGGCGGCCTCCGGCATGGGCCTCGGCAAGGCCGACGACGCGCTGGTCATCGAGGCCTATCGGGCCATGGCGCCGAAAAGCTGA
- a CDS encoding MarR family winged helix-turn-helix transcriptional regulator, with amino-acid sequence MTRAKEAERPVREPYRKTIGAHVQHAARVHRALVARKLTTLGLYPGQEQVLKILADAGDMTMGDLATTLRVRPPTASKTVGRLHVQALVERKTSEGGDGRLVRVGLTEAGRAKALALDDLWFAAEDEMLADLDTKDVKRLRKLLRRIEKTLQPHEHLGGDDEDDEGEG; translated from the coding sequence ATGACCCGCGCGAAGGAGGCCGAACGGCCGGTGCGAGAACCTTATCGCAAGACCATTGGCGCCCATGTTCAACATGCCGCACGCGTTCATCGTGCGCTGGTGGCACGCAAATTGACCACGCTCGGGCTCTATCCGGGCCAGGAGCAGGTTCTGAAGATCCTGGCGGATGCCGGTGACATGACCATGGGCGACCTTGCCACGACGCTGCGGGTCAGGCCGCCGACCGCATCCAAGACCGTCGGCCGGCTGCATGTCCAGGCCCTGGTCGAGCGCAAGACCAGCGAAGGCGGCGACGGCCGGCTGGTTCGCGTCGGCCTGACCGAGGCCGGCCGCGCCAAGGCCCTGGCGCTCGACGACCTGTGGTTCGCGGCGGAAGACGAGATGCTTGCCGATCTCGACACCAAGGATGTGAAACGGCTCAGGAAATTGCTTCGCCGGATCGAGAAGACCCTGCAGCCGCATGAACACCTCGGCGGCGACGACGAGGACGACGAGGGTGAGGGCTGA
- a CDS encoding NAD(P)H-dependent oxidoreductase: MKVLVLYCHPNPESYGAALHRAVVETLAAQGHEVDDCDLYAEGFDPVLSRAERAGYHDLATNILPVNGYVDRLRTAEALVLVFPVWNFGLPAVLKGFLDRVFLPGVSFGMVDGKARGQLTNVKKVAVVTSYGATWLKALLLGNPPRKFCTRSLRGVTRTTSPVTYLAHYDMNRSTPQSRAAFLAKVRNRMASL, translated from the coding sequence ATGAAAGTTCTCGTCCTCTATTGCCATCCGAACCCGGAAAGCTACGGCGCGGCGCTGCATCGCGCCGTGGTCGAGACGCTGGCCGCGCAGGGCCATGAGGTCGATGATTGCGATCTCTACGCCGAAGGTTTCGATCCGGTCCTGAGCCGCGCCGAGCGGGCCGGGTATCACGACCTCGCCACCAACATCCTGCCGGTCAACGGCTATGTGGACAGGCTGCGCACCGCGGAAGCCCTGGTGCTGGTGTTCCCGGTGTGGAATTTCGGCCTGCCGGCCGTGCTGAAAGGCTTTCTCGACCGGGTTTTCCTGCCCGGCGTGTCGTTCGGCATGGTCGACGGCAAGGCGCGCGGCCAGCTCACCAATGTCAAGAAGGTGGCCGTGGTGACCAGTTATGGCGCGACCTGGCTGAAGGCGCTGCTGCTCGGCAATCCGCCGCGCAAGTTCTGCACCCGTTCGCTGCGCGGGGTGACCCGCACGACGTCGCCGGTGACCTATCTCGCCCATTACGACATGAACCGGTCGACACCGCAAAGCCGCGCCGCCTTTCTCGCCAAGGTGCGCAATCGGATGGCCAGCTTGTGA
- a CDS encoding FAD-binding oxidoreductase has protein sequence MTTYDIAGLKSRLGGIRTEENPALVKQKSRDFYWYSPTLKRQLDHVVGDIIVSPANEAEVIRTLAAAYELGIPVTPRGTGTGNYGQAMPLSGGIVLDLAGLNTVIAVQPGRFVAEAGAVIADIDKLARGQAQEVRMHPSTYATASVGGFIAGGSGGVGSITWGGLRDAGNVIRLKVVTMEAEPRVLELTGDDLHKVAHAYGTNGIITEVEMPLGPAYAWVDLIFGFDTFERAAGFANSLGEQDGIAKKNLTVIAAPAPHSYFLRHQDYLQPDSHVVIAMIADFAVDATLALARRASAELLFRSDVLADDDKKRLPPGFELTWNHTTLRALRIDPAITYLQTLYPFPDQVALAAKLHAHFGDEVIGHLEFVRFDGKVTCFGLPMVRFTTEERLDEIVRIHEDMGAPVFNPHRYTLEEGGMKQTDDVQLAFKKEADPKGLLNPGKMIAWEDPSYDYKSGKHFLFKSLAEAGVAE, from the coding sequence ATGACGACCTACGACATCGCCGGGTTGAAGAGCCGCCTCGGCGGCATCAGAACGGAAGAGAACCCGGCGCTGGTGAAACAGAAGAGCCGGGACTTCTATTGGTACTCGCCGACCTTGAAGCGGCAGCTCGATCATGTCGTCGGCGACATCATCGTGTCGCCGGCGAACGAGGCGGAGGTTATACGCACCCTGGCCGCGGCCTATGAACTGGGGATCCCGGTGACGCCGCGCGGCACCGGCACCGGCAATTACGGCCAGGCCATGCCGCTGTCCGGCGGCATCGTGCTGGATCTGGCCGGCCTCAATACGGTGATCGCCGTGCAGCCCGGGCGTTTCGTCGCCGAGGCCGGCGCGGTCATCGCCGATATCGACAAGCTGGCGCGCGGCCAGGCGCAGGAAGTCCGCATGCATCCCTCGACCTATGCGACCGCGTCGGTCGGCGGCTTCATCGCCGGCGGATCCGGCGGCGTCGGCTCGATCACCTGGGGTGGCCTGCGTGACGCCGGCAATGTGATCCGGCTCAAGGTGGTGACCATGGAGGCGGAGCCGCGGGTGCTCGAGCTCACCGGCGACGACCTCCACAAGGTGGCCCATGCCTATGGCACCAACGGCATCATCACCGAGGTCGAGATGCCGCTCGGGCCGGCCTATGCCTGGGTCGACCTGATCTTCGGCTTCGACACGTTCGAGCGCGCGGCCGGCTTCGCCAATTCGCTCGGCGAGCAGGACGGCATCGCCAAGAAGAACCTGACGGTGATCGCCGCGCCGGCGCCGCACAGCTATTTCCTGCGCCACCAGGACTATCTGCAGCCCGACAGCCATGTGGTCATCGCGATGATCGCCGACTTCGCGGTCGATGCTACGCTGGCGCTCGCCAGGCGTGCCAGTGCCGAACTGTTGTTCCGCTCGGACGTCCTCGCCGACGATGACAAGAAGCGCCTGCCGCCGGGTTTCGAGTTGACCTGGAACCACACGACACTGAGGGCGCTGCGCATCGATCCGGCGATCACCTATCTGCAGACGCTCTACCCGTTCCCCGACCAGGTGGCGCTGGCGGCCAAGCTGCACGCGCATTTCGGCGACGAGGTGATCGGTCATCTCGAATTCGTCCGCTTCGACGGCAAAGTGACCTGTTTCGGCCTGCCAATGGTGCGGTTCACGACCGAGGAGCGGCTCGACGAGATCGTCAGGATCCATGAGGACATGGGCGCGCCGGTGTTCAATCCGCACCGCTACACGCTGGAAGAGGGCGGCATGAAACAGACCGACGACGTCCAGCTCGCCTTCAAGAAGGAGGCGGATCCGAAGGGGTTGCTCAATCCGGGCAAGATGATCGCCTGGGAGGATCCGAGCTACGACTACAAATCAGGCAAACATTTCCTGTTCAAGAGCCTGGCCGAGGCGGGCGTCGCCGAATGA
- a CDS encoding cytosine deaminase codes for MGLGFASLPDSGRYRLANATVPAALVGGATLDANGDGLALADIVITDGRIETIGVRSAADAATDLATVDLDRAMVFPCFVDSHTHLDKGHIWPRAANPDGTFPGALAAVAADRQANWSAVDVRTRMNFGLRSAFAHGTAAIRTHIDSLPGQIDISWPLFSELRQEWLGRIDLQASSLCGIDVVVEDGYLDKLVPVLKRFGGGLGCVTYMSPNLAEGLEQLFSTALAQGFKLDFHVDETLDAGAHSLRLIAEAALRFGWAENGNGRIVVGHCCSLSAQADDEVERTLDLVAKAGLAVVSLPMCNMYLQDRSFGRTPRRRGVTLLHEMKQRGTPVMVASDNTRDPFYAYGDLDVLEVYRAATRILHFDHPVGDWPLTVTGTPAEACGFSGRGLIAAGLAADLVLFRGRTWTELLARPEADRTVIRAGRAIDTTLPCYRDLDVLWS; via the coding sequence ATGGGTCTCGGTTTTGCCTCGCTTCCCGACAGTGGCCGCTATCGGCTCGCCAATGCGACGGTTCCGGCAGCGCTGGTCGGCGGCGCCACGCTTGATGCCAATGGCGATGGCCTGGCGCTCGCCGACATCGTCATCACCGACGGCCGGATCGAAACGATCGGCGTGCGGTCGGCGGCCGATGCCGCGACCGACCTGGCCACCGTCGATCTCGATCGGGCCATGGTGTTTCCCTGTTTCGTCGACAGCCATACCCATCTCGACAAGGGCCATATCTGGCCGCGCGCGGCCAATCCCGACGGCACCTTTCCGGGCGCGCTCGCCGCGGTCGCCGCCGATCGCCAGGCCAACTGGTCGGCGGTGGACGTCAGGACGCGGATGAATTTCGGGCTCAGGTCGGCTTTTGCCCACGGCACCGCGGCGATCCGCACCCATATCGATTCGCTGCCCGGCCAGATCGACATTTCCTGGCCCCTATTCAGTGAGCTCCGGCAGGAGTGGCTTGGCCGGATCGACCTGCAGGCCTCCTCGCTCTGCGGCATCGATGTCGTGGTCGAGGACGGCTATCTCGACAAGCTGGTGCCCGTGCTGAAGCGTTTCGGCGGCGGCCTCGGCTGCGTCACCTATATGTCGCCGAACCTGGCCGAGGGGCTCGAGCAGCTTTTTTCGACGGCGCTGGCGCAAGGTTTCAAGCTCGACTTCCATGTCGACGAGACGCTTGATGCGGGGGCCCATTCGTTGCGGCTGATCGCCGAGGCCGCGTTGCGTTTCGGCTGGGCCGAGAACGGCAATGGCCGGATCGTGGTTGGCCATTGCTGCTCGCTGTCGGCGCAGGCCGACGACGAGGTCGAGCGCACGCTGGACCTGGTCGCCAAGGCGGGCCTCGCCGTCGTCTCGCTGCCGATGTGCAACATGTATCTGCAGGACCGGAGCTTCGGGCGCACGCCACGCCGGCGCGGTGTCACCTTGCTGCACGAGATGAAGCAGCGCGGCACGCCGGTCATGGTCGCATCCGACAACACCCGCGACCCCTTTTATGCCTATGGCGACCTGGATGTGCTGGAGGTGTACCGGGCGGCGACCCGGATCCTGCATTTCGACCATCCGGTCGGCGACTGGCCGTTGACCGTGACGGGAACTCCGGCCGAGGCCTGCGGGTTCTCCGGTCGCGGCCTGATCGCGGCAGGCCTTGCCGCCGATCTCGTGCTGTTCCGCGGCCGGACCTGGACCGAACTCCTGGCCCGGCCGGAGGCCGACCGGACGGTGATCCGGGCCGGCCGGGCCATCGATACGACGCTGCCCTGCTATCGCGACCTCGACGTGCTGTGGAGTTGA
- a CDS encoding DUF2794 domain-containing protein, with translation MNAGASTSRIAFDRRELDDILNLYGRMVAAGEWRDYAIDFLKDKAVFSIFRRASEVPLYRIVKDPKLAARQGAYSVIAATGLILKRGHELRRVLAALEKPLRAVQ, from the coding sequence ATGAACGCCGGTGCCTCCACCTCGCGCATAGCCTTCGACCGGCGCGAACTGGACGACATCCTGAACCTCTATGGACGCATGGTGGCTGCCGGCGAATGGCGCGACTACGCGATCGATTTCCTCAAGGACAAGGCGGTGTTCTCGATTTTCCGCCGCGCCTCCGAGGTGCCGCTCTACCGGATCGTCAAGGATCCGAAGCTGGCGGCGCGCCAGGGCGCCTATTCGGTGATCGCCGCGACCGGCCTCATCCTGAAGCGCGGCCATGAGCTCAGGCGCGTGCTGGCGGCGCTCGAAAAGCCGCTGAGGGCCGTACAATAA